One genomic segment of Streptomyces liangshanensis includes these proteins:
- a CDS encoding LutC/YkgG family protein — protein sequence MSAREEILARVRAAVADAPDAPPATRDYRTTHTAPERIVELLAENLADYRALVHRTDEKGLPGLIASLLADRGSATVLAPPGVPPAWLAALGPGITRIEDNPDSTARELDLVDSVVTGCALAVAETGTLVLDGSPDQGRRRVTLVPDHHICVVRVADQVVGSVPQAMPRLDPTRPLTWISGPSATSDIELDRVEGVHGPRTLEVVLVEG from the coding sequence ATGAGCGCCAGGGAAGAGATCCTCGCGCGGGTACGCGCCGCGGTGGCGGACGCCCCCGACGCGCCCCCGGCCACCCGGGACTACCGCACCACGCACACCGCGCCGGAGCGGATCGTGGAGCTGCTGGCGGAGAACCTCGCCGACTACCGCGCGCTGGTCCACCGTACCGACGAGAAGGGACTCCCCGGCCTGATCGCGTCCCTGCTGGCCGACCGCGGCTCGGCCACCGTCCTCGCGCCGCCGGGCGTGCCGCCCGCGTGGCTGGCCGCGCTGGGCCCCGGCATCACCCGGATCGAGGACAACCCGGACTCCACCGCCCGGGAGCTGGACCTCGTGGACAGCGTGGTCACGGGGTGCGCGCTCGCCGTCGCGGAGACCGGCACGCTCGTCCTCGACGGCTCACCCGACCAGGGGCGCCGGCGTGTCACCCTCGTACCCGATCACCACATCTGCGTCGTGCGGGTCGCCGACCAGGTGGTGGGATCCGTACCGCAGGCGATGCCGCGGCTCGACCCGACCCGCCCCCTGACGTGGATCTCGGGCCCGTCGGCCACGAGCGACATCGAACTGGACCGCGTGGAGGGCGTGCACGGGCCGCGCACGCTGGAAGTGGTCCTGGTGGAGGGCTGA
- a CDS encoding DUF309 domain-containing protein, whose protein sequence is MTENPRDRDGEGRARNARPRDGLGRPLPYGATGVERQPEGVVRTPAETVREAQALLDAGKPFHAHEVFEDAWKSGPEEERALWRGMAQLAVGLTHAARGNTAGGARLLLRGAGGIAPYRDPHGLDIGGLVAWARELAARVDASEDTADGGTTVRGVDAAREAPRLS, encoded by the coding sequence ATGACGGAGAACCCGCGGGACCGCGACGGCGAGGGGCGGGCGCGCAACGCGCGGCCGCGCGACGGGTTGGGGCGGCCGCTGCCCTACGGGGCGACGGGGGTGGAGCGGCAGCCGGAAGGCGTGGTGCGTACGCCCGCGGAGACCGTACGGGAAGCGCAGGCGCTGCTCGACGCGGGGAAGCCGTTCCACGCGCACGAGGTGTTCGAGGACGCGTGGAAGTCCGGTCCCGAGGAGGAGCGGGCGCTGTGGCGGGGCATGGCGCAGCTGGCGGTGGGGCTGACCCACGCCGCCCGCGGCAACACGGCCGGCGGGGCGCGCCTCCTGCTGCGCGGGGCCGGCGGCATCGCGCCGTACCGCGACCCGCACGGCCTCGACATCGGCGGACTGGTCGCGTGGGCGCGGGAGTTGGCGGCGCGGGTCGACGCTTCGGAGGATACGGCGGACGGGGGTACGACGGTCCGGGGTGTCGACGCCGCTCGTGAGGCTCCTCGGCTGAGCTGA